A stretch of Stenotrophomonas indicatrix DNA encodes these proteins:
- a CDS encoding RidA family protein has protein sequence MSRQIINTEKAPAAIGPYSQAVRAGNTVYFSGQIPLDPATGDIVGVGDVEAQARRAFDNLKAVAEAAGGSLDKVVRLGLYLTDLAEFAKVNAVMQDYFQAPFPARSTIEVSGLPKGANFEVDAVMVID, from the coding sequence ATGTCCCGCCAGATCATCAACACCGAAAAGGCCCCGGCCGCCATCGGCCCGTACTCGCAGGCCGTGCGCGCCGGCAACACCGTGTATTTCTCCGGCCAGATTCCGCTCGACCCGGCCACCGGCGACATCGTCGGCGTCGGTGACGTCGAAGCGCAGGCCCGTCGTGCCTTCGACAACCTCAAGGCCGTGGCCGAAGCCGCCGGCGGTTCGCTGGACAAGGTCGTGCGCCTGGGCCTGTACCTGACCGACCTGGCCGAATTCGCCAAGGTCAACGCGGTGATGCAGGACTACTTCCAGGCCCCGTTCCCGGCCCGTTCCACCATCGAAGTCTCCGGTCTGCCGAAGGGCGCCAACTTCGAGGTCGACGCGGTGATGGTCATCGACTGA
- a CDS encoding RelA/SpoT family protein — MNPGPTAKVAAVPAAAVPDYVLQLERAAHYLPPEQLPLLRRAWEVGASAHAGQTRKSGEPYITHPVAVAQVLAELGLDVEALIAAILHDTIEDTPLTREALSAEFGEAVAELVDGVTKLDKLKFRDRQEAAAESFRKMLLAMSRDLRVIMIKLADRLHNMRTLGAQSREARGRIARETLEIYAPIAQRLGMSLVKSELQNLGFKALYPWRHAILEKHIRSQPVVRREALAQVEVQLSQRLAKEGIEHRLVSRIKTPWSIYNKMRDENKSFDQVMDVFGFRLVVRGVPQCYHSLGAVHAAFKPLDGRFRDFIAIPKANGYQSLHTVLFGPYGSPIEVQIRTEEMDLIAERGVAAHWTYKFGGDSPNSAQSRAHAWIVELIDSQRAAGSSLEFLDNVKVDLFPDEVYLFTPKGKILALPRNSTALDFAYAVHTDVGNMAVASRVDKKLVPLRTKLVSGQSVEIITARSATPKPQWLEFVVTSKARTAIRHQLKQLEHEDAVQLGHRMLDRALEAMDSSLERLPKGRLDAFLAEHRFPRLEALLAEVALGNWMPTQAAQALMAYAELRGGAHSRHSSQEKILINGSERGVVTFAGCCQPIPGDDIMGYHTAGKGIVVHRMDCPNLAELRKSPERWVLIGWDTTVSGDYDTSLVVEVENGTGVLAQLAAAIAQSHSNIERVDYLDRDFNAAVLAFNIQVRDRNHLAEVMRRLRRLSVVQAVRRQ, encoded by the coding sequence ATGAACCCAGGCCCCACTGCCAAGGTCGCCGCAGTCCCCGCTGCCGCCGTACCCGATTACGTCCTCCAGCTCGAACGCGCCGCCCACTACCTGCCGCCCGAGCAGCTGCCGCTGCTGCGCCGTGCGTGGGAAGTCGGCGCCTCCGCGCACGCTGGGCAGACGCGCAAGTCGGGCGAACCCTACATCACCCATCCGGTGGCCGTGGCCCAGGTGCTGGCCGAGCTCGGCCTGGACGTGGAAGCGCTGATCGCCGCGATCCTGCACGACACCATCGAAGACACCCCGCTGACCCGCGAGGCCCTGTCGGCCGAGTTCGGCGAAGCCGTGGCCGAACTGGTGGACGGCGTCACCAAGCTGGACAAGCTGAAGTTCCGCGACCGCCAGGAAGCGGCCGCCGAGAGCTTCCGCAAGATGCTGCTGGCGATGTCGCGCGACCTGCGCGTGATCATGATCAAGCTGGCCGACCGCCTGCACAACATGCGCACGCTGGGCGCGCAGAGCCGCGAAGCGCGTGGCCGCATCGCCCGCGAGACGTTGGAGATCTACGCCCCGATCGCGCAGCGGCTGGGCATGAGCCTGGTCAAGAGCGAACTGCAGAACCTTGGCTTCAAGGCGCTGTACCCGTGGCGCCACGCGATCCTGGAAAAGCACATCCGCAGCCAGCCGGTCGTGCGCCGCGAGGCGCTGGCGCAGGTGGAAGTGCAGCTGTCGCAGCGCTTGGCCAAGGAAGGCATCGAGCACCGCCTGGTCAGCCGCATCAAGACCCCGTGGAGCATCTACAACAAGATGCGCGACGAGAACAAATCCTTCGACCAGGTGATGGATGTGTTCGGCTTCCGCCTGGTGGTGCGCGGCGTACCGCAGTGCTACCACTCGCTGGGCGCGGTGCATGCCGCGTTCAAGCCGCTGGATGGGCGCTTCCGCGATTTCATCGCCATTCCCAAGGCCAACGGTTACCAGTCGCTGCACACGGTGCTGTTCGGCCCGTATGGTTCGCCGATCGAGGTGCAGATCCGCACCGAGGAAATGGACCTGATCGCCGAGCGCGGCGTGGCTGCGCACTGGACCTACAAGTTCGGCGGTGATTCGCCCAACAGCGCGCAGAGCCGCGCCCACGCCTGGATCGTCGAACTGATCGATTCGCAGCGGGCCGCCGGTTCGTCGCTGGAGTTCCTCGACAACGTCAAGGTCGACCTGTTCCCGGACGAGGTCTACCTGTTCACCCCCAAGGGCAAGATCCTGGCCCTGCCGCGCAATTCCACCGCGCTCGACTTCGCCTACGCCGTGCATACCGACGTCGGCAACATGGCTGTGGCCTCGCGCGTGGACAAGAAACTGGTGCCACTGCGCACCAAGCTGGTGTCGGGGCAGTCGGTGGAGATCATCACCGCGCGCTCGGCCACGCCCAAGCCGCAGTGGCTCGAATTCGTGGTGACCAGCAAGGCGCGCACCGCCATCCGCCACCAGCTCAAGCAGCTGGAGCACGAAGACGCCGTGCAGTTGGGCCACCGCATGCTCGACCGCGCGCTGGAGGCGATGGACAGCTCGCTGGAGCGCCTGCCCAAGGGCCGCCTGGATGCCTTCCTGGCCGAACACCGGTTCCCGCGCCTGGAGGCCCTGCTGGCGGAAGTCGCGCTGGGCAACTGGATGCCGACCCAGGCTGCGCAGGCACTGATGGCCTACGCCGAACTGCGCGGCGGCGCGCATTCGCGCCACAGCTCGCAGGAAAAGATCCTGATCAACGGCAGCGAGCGTGGCGTGGTCACCTTCGCCGGCTGCTGCCAGCCCATTCCCGGCGACGACATCATGGGCTACCACACGGCCGGCAAGGGCATCGTGGTGCACCGCATGGATTGCCCGAACCTGGCCGAACTGCGCAAGTCGCCCGAGCGTTGGGTGCTGATCGGCTGGGATACCACCGTATCCGGCGACTACGACACCTCGCTGGTGGTGGAAGTGGAGAACGGTACCGGCGTGCTTGCACAGCTGGCCGCGGCGATCGCGCAGAGCCATTCCAACATCGAGCGCGTGGATTACCTGGACCGCGATTTCAACGCCGCAGTGCTGGCGTTCAACATCCAGGTACGCGACCGCAACCATCTGGCTGAAGTGATGCGTCGCCTGCGCCGCCTGTCGGTCGTGCAGGCCGTTCGCCGGCAGTAG
- the rpoZ gene encoding DNA-directed RNA polymerase subunit omega has translation MARITVEDCLEVVNNRFELVMMASKRARQLANGVQATLDNSETEDKPTVLALREIAARKIDNALIDEVEKAERERAEREALEWAAAEVVADEDMSKNDD, from the coding sequence ATGGCCCGCATTACCGTAGAAGATTGCCTGGAAGTCGTTAACAACCGTTTCGAGCTGGTGATGATGGCCTCCAAGCGCGCCCGTCAGCTCGCCAATGGCGTGCAGGCCACGCTGGACAACAGCGAGACCGAGGACAAGCCGACCGTGCTGGCGCTGCGCGAAATCGCTGCCCGCAAGATCGACAACGCGCTGATCGACGAAGTCGAGAAGGCCGAGCGTGAGCGCGCCGAGCGCGAAGCGCTGGAGTGGGCCGCCGCTGAAGTGGTCGCCGACGAAGACATGTCCAAGAACGACGATTGA
- the gmk gene encoding guanylate kinase, protein MSISTPPAAIARGTLYIVAAPSGAGKSSIVNATLARDPQIALSISFTSRAMRPGEVNGQHYHFVSAEKFEEMIAAGDFFEHAWVHGDWKGTARQSVEPQLAAGQDVLLEIDWQGAQQVRQLVPGTVTVFILPPSKQALQDRMRKRGQDSEAVIAQRLGAARDEMLHFNEFDYVIVNEVFDTAVDELCAIFTASRLRRDAQKVRHAGLIQALLTPDAGSTD, encoded by the coding sequence ATGAGCATTTCCACGCCCCCGGCCGCGATCGCACGCGGCACGCTGTACATCGTTGCCGCCCCCTCCGGCGCCGGCAAGAGCAGCATCGTCAACGCCACCCTGGCCCGCGACCCGCAGATTGCCCTGTCGATCTCGTTCACCTCGCGCGCCATGCGCCCGGGTGAAGTGAACGGCCAGCACTACCACTTCGTCAGCGCCGAGAAGTTCGAGGAAATGATCGCCGCCGGCGATTTCTTCGAACACGCCTGGGTGCATGGTGACTGGAAGGGCACCGCCCGGCAGTCGGTGGAGCCGCAGCTGGCCGCCGGCCAGGACGTGCTGCTGGAAATCGACTGGCAGGGCGCGCAGCAGGTGCGCCAGCTGGTGCCGGGCACGGTGACGGTGTTCATCCTGCCGCCGTCCAAGCAGGCCCTGCAGGACCGCATGCGCAAGCGTGGCCAGGACAGCGAGGCGGTCATCGCCCAGCGCCTGGGCGCCGCCCGCGATGAAATGCTGCACTTCAACGAGTTCGACTACGTCATCGTCAATGAAGTGTTCGACACCGCCGTGGACGAACTGTGTGCGATCTTCACCGCCAGCCGCCTGCGCCGGGACGCCCAGAAGGTCCGCCATGCCGGCCTGATCCAGGCCCTGCTGACCCCGGATGCGGGTTCAACTGATTGA
- a CDS encoding YicC/YloC family endoribonuclease — MIRSMTAYAGGERSTPWGTLGCELRSVNHRFLEVGTRLPEELRALEPQLRERISARLSRGKLDLVMRLRAPDSAASLQVNEVLLGQLGQLAHRLTSDFPNLQVSFTDLLQLPGVTQGEATDAAALQIEALALLDQVLEGFIAAREREGNTLATAIAERVDAIERIAAEVRTLIPAIRDGQRTKLAARLADLPHPVDPGRAEQELVMWLQKLDVDEELDRLSSHIVEIRRVLKQREPVGRRLDFLLQEFNREANTLGSKSVDSRTSNAAVELKVLIDQIREQVQNIE; from the coding sequence ATGATTCGAAGCATGACGGCCTATGCCGGCGGCGAGCGCTCCACCCCGTGGGGAACGCTGGGCTGCGAGCTGCGCTCGGTCAACCACCGCTTCCTGGAAGTGGGCACGCGCCTGCCCGAGGAACTGCGCGCATTGGAACCGCAGCTGCGCGAACGCATTTCCGCGCGCCTGAGCCGTGGCAAGCTGGATCTGGTGATGCGCCTGCGCGCGCCGGACTCGGCCGCCAGCCTGCAGGTCAACGAGGTGCTGCTGGGCCAGCTGGGCCAGCTGGCGCACCGGCTGACCTCCGATTTCCCCAACCTGCAGGTCAGCTTCACCGACCTGCTGCAGCTGCCGGGCGTTACCCAGGGTGAGGCCACCGATGCGGCAGCCCTGCAGATTGAAGCACTGGCGCTGCTGGACCAGGTGCTGGAGGGCTTTATCGCCGCCCGCGAGCGTGAAGGCAATACGCTGGCCACCGCCATCGCCGAGCGCGTGGATGCCATCGAGCGCATCGCCGCGGAGGTCCGTACGCTGATTCCCGCCATTCGCGACGGCCAGCGCACCAAGCTCGCCGCTCGCCTGGCCGACCTGCCGCATCCGGTTGATCCGGGCCGCGCCGAGCAGGAACTGGTGATGTGGCTGCAGAAGCTGGACGTGGACGAGGAGCTGGATCGCCTGTCCAGCCATATCGTCGAGATCCGCCGCGTGCTCAAGCAGCGTGAACCGGTCGGCCGCCGCCTGGACTTCCTGCTGCAGGAGTTCAACCGCGAGGCCAACACGCTTGGCTCCAAGTCGGTGGACAGCCGCACGTCCAACGCCGCCGTCGAGCTGAAGGTGCTGATCGACCAGATCCGCGAGCAGGTGCAGAACATCGAATGA
- the rph gene encoding ribonuclease PH — MSDFRPSGRQPDQLRPVVIQRGFTRHAEGSVLVCFGETRVLCTASIENRVPGFLRGKGEGWVTAEYGMLPRATHTRSDREAARGKQGGRTLEIQRLIGRSLRACVDRNALGERTITLDCDVLQADGGTRTAAITGAYVALVDAVNVLMKRGDIKRNPILGAVAAVSVGVYRGTPVLDLDYAEDSDCDTDMNVVMNDGGGFIELQGTAEGHAFRRDELDALLGLAEKGVTELLAAQQAALSA; from the coding sequence ATGTCCGATTTCCGCCCCAGTGGCCGTCAGCCCGATCAGCTGCGCCCGGTCGTCATCCAGCGCGGTTTCACCCGCCACGCCGAAGGTTCGGTGCTGGTCTGCTTCGGTGAAACCCGCGTGCTGTGCACGGCCAGCATCGAGAACCGGGTGCCGGGCTTCCTGCGTGGCAAGGGCGAAGGCTGGGTGACCGCCGAGTACGGCATGCTGCCGCGCGCCACCCACACCCGCAGCGACCGCGAAGCCGCACGCGGCAAGCAGGGCGGCCGCACGCTGGAGATCCAGCGCCTGATCGGTCGCAGCCTGCGCGCCTGCGTGGACCGAAACGCACTGGGCGAACGCACCATCACCCTGGACTGCGACGTGCTGCAGGCCGACGGCGGCACCCGTACCGCGGCCATCACCGGCGCCTACGTGGCCCTGGTCGATGCGGTGAACGTGCTGATGAAGCGCGGCGACATCAAGCGCAATCCGATCCTCGGCGCGGTGGCGGCGGTGTCGGTCGGCGTCTACCGCGGCACCCCGGTGCTGGACCTGGACTACGCCGAAGACAGCGACTGCGACACCGACATGAACGTGGTGATGAACGACGGCGGCGGTTTCATCGAACTGCAGGGCACCGCCGAAGGCCATGCCTTCCGCCGTGACGAGCTCGATGCCCTGCTGGGCCTGGCCGAGAAGGGCGTGACCGAGCTGCTGGCCGCGCAGCAGGCAGCGCTGTCGGCATGA
- a CDS encoding VOC family protein, with protein sequence MNRRIALTTLVVADYDEAIAWYTGKLGFQLLDDIDQGSKRWVVVGPTDGSAAALLLARASDDEQRSRIGNQTGGRVGFFLNTDDFRRDHAAMLAAGVQFLEEPREEPYATVAVFRDLYGNTWDLLEPR encoded by the coding sequence ATGAACCGGCGCATTGCCCTGACCACCCTGGTGGTGGCCGACTATGACGAGGCCATCGCCTGGTACACCGGCAAGCTCGGCTTCCAGCTGCTGGACGACATCGACCAGGGCAGCAAGCGCTGGGTGGTGGTCGGCCCGACCGATGGCAGCGCCGCCGCCCTGCTGCTGGCCCGCGCCAGCGACGACGAGCAGCGCAGTCGTATCGGCAACCAGACCGGTGGCCGCGTCGGCTTCTTCCTCAACACCGATGACTTCCGCCGCGACCACGCGGCGATGCTGGCTGCCGGTGTCCAGTTCCTGGAAGAACCGCGCGAAGAACCCTACGCCACGGTCGCGGTGTTCCGCGACCTGTACGGCAACACCTGGGACCTGTTGGAGCCCCGCTGA
- the rdgB gene encoding RdgB/HAM1 family non-canonical purine NTP pyrophosphatase, translating into MKKLVLASHNAGKLVEMQEILADLPLQITSAAELGLGDVEETGLTFVENALLKARAACEATGLPALADDSGLIVDALGGAPGLYSARYAGHPTNAAANNAKLLEAMADIADGQRSARFYAVIVLLRHATDPQPLICEGRWEGQIIRELRGTNGFGYNPVFLDTTHGLTAAEMEPALKNAISHRAIALQQLKQQLAAWL; encoded by the coding sequence ATGAAGAAGCTTGTCCTGGCCAGCCACAACGCTGGCAAGCTGGTGGAAATGCAGGAAATCCTCGCCGACCTGCCGCTGCAGATCACCTCTGCCGCCGAACTGGGGCTGGGCGATGTGGAAGAGACCGGCCTGACCTTCGTCGAGAACGCGCTGCTGAAGGCGCGCGCGGCCTGCGAAGCGACCGGCCTGCCGGCGCTGGCCGATGATTCGGGCCTGATCGTCGATGCCCTCGGCGGTGCACCGGGCCTGTACAGCGCGCGCTATGCCGGTCACCCGACCAATGCGGCGGCCAACAATGCCAAGTTGCTGGAAGCGATGGCCGACATCGCCGATGGCCAGCGCAGCGCCCGCTTCTACGCCGTGATCGTGCTGCTGCGCCATGCCACCGACCCGCAGCCGCTGATCTGCGAAGGCCGCTGGGAAGGTCAGATCATCCGCGAACTGCGCGGTACGAATGGGTTCGGCTACAACCCGGTGTTCCTGGACACCACCCACGGCCTGACGGCTGCGGAAATGGAACCGGCGTTGAAGAACGCCATCAGCCATCGCGCCATCGCCCTGCAGCAGCTCAAGCAGCAGCTCGCGGCCTGGCTCTGA
- the hemW gene encoding radical SAM family heme chaperone HemW — translation MPHDHDHDHDHCNHLPGESCDHDTPPRLVPPPLALYVHLPWCVRKCPYCDFNSHQAKGELPFDAYIDALVRDLDQDLPLVWGRVVSSVFFGGGTPSLFPPEAIDRFLQQASARLRFAPNAEITLETNPGTAEHGRFDRYRAAGVNRLSFGIQSFDDAALKRLGRIHDSGEAERAVKMAQDAGYDNFNIDLMYALPEQTLAGAEADLERAFALQPAHISHYQLTLEPNTVFFARPPQGIPDEDNAWDMQEHCQALLAQAGFGQYEVSAYARPGRQSAHNLNYWRFGDYLGIGAGAHGKISSGAEEHVLRRWKHKHPQTFMDTAGTAASFGGDEVIAAERLPFEYMLNLLRLHEGFSLRDFESRTGLARSVLDVPLREAVQRGWLVVADGHVQPTELGRRFTNDVVSLFLEA, via the coding sequence ATGCCGCACGATCACGATCACGACCACGACCACTGCAACCACCTGCCCGGCGAGTCCTGCGACCACGACACACCACCGCGTCTGGTGCCACCGCCGCTGGCGCTGTACGTGCATCTGCCGTGGTGTGTGCGCAAGTGCCCGTACTGCGACTTCAACTCGCACCAGGCCAAGGGCGAACTGCCCTTCGATGCCTACATCGATGCGCTGGTGCGCGACCTCGACCAGGACCTGCCGCTGGTCTGGGGCCGGGTGGTCAGCAGCGTGTTCTTCGGGGGTGGCACGCCCAGCCTGTTCCCGCCCGAGGCGATCGACCGCTTCCTGCAGCAGGCCAGTGCCCGCCTGCGCTTTGCACCGAATGCCGAGATCACCCTGGAAACCAACCCGGGCACCGCCGAGCACGGTCGCTTTGATCGTTACCGCGCGGCCGGGGTCAACCGCCTCAGCTTCGGCATCCAGAGTTTTGATGATGCCGCGCTGAAAAGACTGGGCCGCATCCACGACAGTGGCGAGGCCGAGCGCGCGGTGAAGATGGCGCAGGACGCGGGCTACGACAACTTCAACATCGACCTGATGTACGCACTGCCGGAGCAGACCCTGGCCGGTGCCGAGGCCGATCTGGAACGCGCGTTCGCGTTGCAGCCGGCCCACATCTCGCACTACCAGCTGACCCTGGAACCGAACACCGTGTTCTTCGCGCGGCCGCCGCAGGGCATCCCCGATGAAGACAATGCCTGGGACATGCAGGAACACTGCCAGGCGCTGCTGGCGCAGGCCGGCTTCGGCCAGTACGAGGTGAGTGCCTATGCCCGCCCCGGCCGGCAGAGCGCGCACAACCTGAATTACTGGCGTTTTGGTGACTACCTGGGCATCGGTGCCGGCGCACACGGCAAGATCAGTTCCGGCGCCGAGGAACACGTGCTGCGACGCTGGAAGCACAAGCACCCGCAGACGTTCATGGATACCGCAGGCACGGCCGCATCGTTCGGCGGTGACGAAGTGATTGCCGCCGAGCGCCTGCCGTTCGAGTACATGCTCAACCTGCTGCGCCTGCACGAAGGGTTCAGCCTGCGCGACTTCGAATCGCGCACCGGCCTGGCCCGCAGCGTGCTGGACGTACCACTGCGCGAAGCAGTGCAGCGTGGCTGGCTGGTGGTGGCAGACGGGCACGTGCAGCCGACCGAACTGGGCCGGCGCTTCACCAACGATGTGGTCAGCCTGTTCCTGGAAGCATGA
- a CDS encoding DUF1631 family protein translates to MSAVFSLSSADTARLAAADLPPRVRELLGALIGLCHQALTAPLILTVEALEQTLLHDADHARNPQQQADLLAQRGQLHAFAGHFSDRMLDALADALARLREPITPVVAAATPPPLPGMLGLSLVAEHEVDRDLLLTEMVRRETLRSANALNLLGQRLGVVAGAPAFEADTLPLAPQALCAMVRKLAEQDALSAEVQMALYRSFERQVLERLGNVLDRANALLAQHGILPGLVYTPYLARSSSTRRIITQSVGSGRSGRPSPRVPTPMTGWGGSAPPGSWSTLMQDAFADADAPGASAGMTVPASSVLHEMLQQARQTPQPAADPAALPSAAVDAVLARLQGQASAASAMTDLQAAVLAQLRSEHGTQASLGSHDRDNLDLLRLLLQQVQQQQRPDPVPAALLARLQVPLARAAMADPGFFVRDEHPARELLNHVAEAGASWLGDDDVDPQLLQRLAQSVQGLLGQDARTPEAFAAANDEIQQHQRAAAHRAELAERRHVEAARGKERLELARRQANAQIDQCCDTQEPPRFVQTLLRQAWADALTLTRLRHGDDSPQWQERLQQTERIAAITAEAASESSATDAALAAEVESALLQVGYHAEEAAAVARRLSTPGGEDESTSRTELSARLKAHARLGEHTGAQALASDAAPRSEAEEASYQQLCALPFGSWFDIDDGEGALRRQRLSWYSLLTGHVLLVNARGQKIGETTLDALARQMAVGRAQLVTEDKGRLVDRAWQASLSALRTLAGRRPQEPNA, encoded by the coding sequence ATGTCTGCTGTCTTTTCCCTTTCCAGTGCCGACACTGCCCGCCTGGCGGCAGCCGACCTGCCGCCGCGCGTGCGCGAGCTGCTGGGCGCGTTGATCGGCCTGTGCCACCAGGCCCTGACGGCACCGCTGATCCTGACCGTGGAAGCGCTGGAGCAGACCCTGCTGCATGACGCCGACCATGCCCGCAACCCGCAACAGCAGGCCGACCTGCTGGCACAGCGCGGCCAGCTGCATGCGTTCGCCGGCCACTTCAGCGACCGCATGCTCGATGCGCTGGCCGATGCGCTTGCGCGGCTGCGTGAACCGATCACCCCGGTCGTGGCTGCCGCCACACCACCGCCCTTGCCCGGCATGCTGGGGTTGAGCCTGGTGGCCGAGCATGAAGTCGACCGCGACCTGCTGCTGACCGAAATGGTGCGCCGGGAAACCCTGCGTTCGGCCAACGCCTTGAACCTGCTGGGCCAGCGCCTGGGTGTTGTCGCCGGTGCACCGGCCTTTGAAGCTGACACCCTGCCCCTGGCACCGCAGGCCCTGTGCGCGATGGTGCGGAAGCTGGCCGAGCAGGATGCCCTCAGCGCCGAGGTACAGATGGCGCTGTACCGTAGCTTCGAGCGGCAGGTACTGGAGCGGCTGGGCAACGTGCTCGACCGCGCCAATGCGCTGCTGGCACAGCACGGCATCCTGCCGGGCCTGGTCTACACCCCGTACCTGGCACGTTCTTCGAGCACCCGCCGGATCATCACCCAGTCGGTCGGCAGCGGCCGCAGCGGACGCCCGTCTCCGCGCGTGCCCACGCCGATGACCGGCTGGGGTGGCTCGGCACCGCCCGGCTCGTGGTCGACGTTGATGCAGGACGCCTTCGCGGATGCGGACGCGCCCGGCGCGTCGGCCGGCATGACGGTACCGGCCAGCAGCGTGCTGCACGAGATGCTGCAACAGGCGCGGCAGACCCCACAGCCAGCGGCCGATCCAGCGGCCCTGCCCAGTGCAGCGGTTGATGCCGTGCTGGCGCGCCTGCAGGGGCAGGCCAGCGCCGCCAGCGCCATGACCGATCTGCAGGCCGCCGTGCTCGCCCAGCTGCGCAGCGAACATGGCACGCAGGCCAGCCTTGGCAGCCACGACCGCGACAATCTCGATCTGCTGCGCCTGCTGCTGCAGCAGGTGCAGCAGCAGCAACGGCCGGACCCGGTGCCAGCTGCGCTGCTCGCGCGCCTGCAGGTACCGCTGGCGCGCGCAGCGATGGCCGACCCGGGCTTCTTCGTGCGCGACGAACATCCTGCACGCGAACTGCTCAACCATGTCGCTGAAGCCGGCGCCAGCTGGCTCGGCGATGACGATGTCGATCCGCAGCTGCTGCAGCGGCTGGCGCAGAGCGTGCAGGGCCTGCTCGGCCAGGATGCACGCACGCCCGAGGCCTTTGCCGCCGCCAACGACGAGATACAGCAGCACCAGCGCGCCGCCGCGCACCGCGCCGAGCTGGCCGAGCGCCGCCACGTGGAAGCCGCACGCGGCAAGGAGCGGCTGGAACTTGCGCGACGCCAGGCCAATGCGCAGATCGACCAGTGCTGCGATACGCAGGAGCCGCCGCGCTTCGTACAGACACTGCTGCGCCAGGCGTGGGCAGATGCATTGACACTGACCCGCCTGCGCCACGGCGATGATTCGCCGCAATGGCAGGAGCGCCTGCAGCAGACCGAACGCATCGCGGCGATCACTGCCGAGGCCGCCAGCGAAAGCAGCGCGACCGACGCTGCGCTGGCTGCCGAGGTTGAATCGGCCCTGCTGCAGGTGGGCTACCACGCAGAGGAGGCGGCTGCCGTCGCGCGCCGCCTGTCCACGCCGGGTGGCGAAGACGAAAGCACCTCGCGCACCGAGCTCAGTGCACGCCTGAAGGCCCATGCACGGCTGGGCGAACACACCGGCGCACAGGCCCTGGCAAGCGACGCCGCACCGCGCAGCGAGGCCGAGGAGGCCAGTTACCAGCAGCTGTGCGCGCTGCCCTTCGGCAGCTGGTTTGATATCGACGATGGCGAAGGCGCGCTGCGCCGCCAGCGCCTGTCCTGGTACAGCCTGCTGACCGGTCATGTGCTGCTGGTCAACGCGCGTGGGCAGAAGATCGGCGAGACCACCCTGGATGCCCTCGCCCGGCAGATGGCCGTCGGACGCGCGCAGCTGGTCACCGAAGACAAGGGCCGTCTGGTCGACCGCGCCTGGCAGGCCAGCCTGAGCGCACTGCGCACGCTGGCCGGACGTCGCCCGCAGGAGCCCAACGCATGA
- a CDS encoding PilZ domain-containing protein, which translates to MSTQPPVDTRRAPRRQVSDLVPVTDQMRDSVVGRLGNVSETGMLMLASAALRDDALYQLRFPLPLADGRSEWIDVGVHLLWSEPAHAPGQSWAGFRFLTLSREHRQLLRRWIGEDSDEAPVSTG; encoded by the coding sequence ATGAGTACGCAGCCGCCCGTTGATACCCGCCGCGCGCCGCGCCGGCAGGTGTCCGATCTGGTACCGGTGACCGACCAGATGCGCGACAGCGTGGTCGGCCGGCTTGGCAACGTGTCCGAGACCGGCATGCTGATGCTGGCCAGCGCCGCGCTGCGCGACGATGCGCTGTATCAGTTGCGCTTCCCGTTGCCATTGGCCGATGGCCGCAGCGAGTGGATCGACGTCGGCGTACACCTGCTGTGGAGCGAACCGGCGCATGCCCCCGGCCAGAGCTGGGCAGGCTTCCGCTTCCTGACCCTGTCACGCGAGCATCGGCAGCTGCTGCGCCGGTGGATCGGCGAAGACAGCGACGAGGCACCGGTTTCGACGGGCTGA